From one Anabas testudineus chromosome 21, fAnaTes1.2, whole genome shotgun sequence genomic stretch:
- the gpm6bb gene encoding glycoprotein M6Bb isoform X1, protein METPSEENQVQSQDKRGCFECCIKCLGGVPYASLVATILCFSGVALFCGCGHVALTGTVTILETHFSKVTSDHAMLTDVIQLMQYVIYGIASFFFLYGIILLAEGFYTTSAVKELHSEFKTTICGRCISGMFVFLTYILGVAWLGVFGFSAVPVFLFYNMWSTCATMRSPMANLTNIDNICVDVRQYGIIPWNATPGKACGSTLGDICNTSEFYLSYHLYIVACAGAGATVIALIHFLMILSANWAYLKDASQMHAYQDIKMKEERELQDITSRSKECLNSYT, encoded by the exons GTTGCTTCGAGTGCTGCATTAAATGTTTAGGTGGGGTGCCATATGCATCGCTGGTGGCTACAATCCTCTGCTTCTCCGGTGTCGCCCTGTTCTGTGGATGTGGCCATGTGGCTCTCACTGGCACTGTGACCATCCTGGAGACCCACTTCTCCAAGGTCACCAGTGACCACGCCATGCTGACCGATGT AATACAGCTGATGCAGTACGTCATCTATGGCATTGCTTCGTTTTTCTTCCTGTATGGGATCATTCTGCTGGCTGAGGGCTTCTACACAACCAGTGCAGTCAAGGAACTGCACAGCGAGTTCAAGACCACCATCTGCGGACGCTGCATCAGTGGAATG tttgtgttCCTCACATACATTCTGGGTGTGGCCTGGCTCGGTGTGTTTGGATTCTCTGCCGTGCCAGTCTTCCTCTTCTACAATATGTGGTCTACCTGTGCCACCATGAGGTCTCCCATGGCCAACCTCACCAACATCGACAACATCTGCGTGGATGTTCGTCAGTATG GGATTATCCCATGGAATGCCACACCAGGAAAGGCCTGTGGATCCACGCTAGGTGATATCTGCAACACCAGTGAG TTCTACCTGTCATATCACCTGTACATCGTAGCATGCGCTGGCGCAGGAGCCACCGTGATTGCTCTG ATCCACTTCCTCATGATTCTCTCAGCAAACTGGGCCTACCTTAAGGATGCCAGTCAAATGCATGCCTACCAAGACATCAAAATGAAGGAAGAGCGGGAGCTGCAGGACATCACCTCACGCTCAAAGGAATGCCTGAATTCCTACACATAA
- the gpm6bb gene encoding glycoprotein M6Bb isoform X3 has product METPSEENQVQSQDKRGCFECCIKCLGGVPYASLVATILCFSGVALFCGCGHVALTGTVTILETHFSKVTSDHAMLTDVIQLMQYVIYGIASFFFLYGIILLAEGFYTTSAVKELHSEFKTTICGRCISGMFVFLTYILGVAWLGVFGFSAVPVFLFYNMWSTCATMRSPMANLTNIDNICVDVRQYGIIPWNATPGKACGSTLGDICNTSEFYLSYHLYIVACAGAGATVIALLIYMMATTYNFAVLKFKSREDCCTKF; this is encoded by the exons GTTGCTTCGAGTGCTGCATTAAATGTTTAGGTGGGGTGCCATATGCATCGCTGGTGGCTACAATCCTCTGCTTCTCCGGTGTCGCCCTGTTCTGTGGATGTGGCCATGTGGCTCTCACTGGCACTGTGACCATCCTGGAGACCCACTTCTCCAAGGTCACCAGTGACCACGCCATGCTGACCGATGT AATACAGCTGATGCAGTACGTCATCTATGGCATTGCTTCGTTTTTCTTCCTGTATGGGATCATTCTGCTGGCTGAGGGCTTCTACACAACCAGTGCAGTCAAGGAACTGCACAGCGAGTTCAAGACCACCATCTGCGGACGCTGCATCAGTGGAATG tttgtgttCCTCACATACATTCTGGGTGTGGCCTGGCTCGGTGTGTTTGGATTCTCTGCCGTGCCAGTCTTCCTCTTCTACAATATGTGGTCTACCTGTGCCACCATGAGGTCTCCCATGGCCAACCTCACCAACATCGACAACATCTGCGTGGATGTTCGTCAGTATG GGATTATCCCATGGAATGCCACACCAGGAAAGGCCTGTGGATCCACGCTAGGTGATATCTGCAACACCAGTGAG TTCTACCTGTCATATCACCTGTACATCGTAGCATGCGCTGGCGCAGGAGCCACCGTGATTGCTCTG CTGATCTACATGATGGCTACCACTTATAACTTTGCTGTTTTGAAGTTTAAGAGTCGAGAAGACTGCTGCACTAAGTTCTAA
- the gpm6bb gene encoding glycoprotein M6Bb isoform X2 — MGCFECCIKCLGGVPYASLVATILCFSGVALFCGCGHVALTGTVTILETHFSKVTSDHAMLTDVIQLMQYVIYGIASFFFLYGIILLAEGFYTTSAVKELHSEFKTTICGRCISGMFVFLTYILGVAWLGVFGFSAVPVFLFYNMWSTCATMRSPMANLTNIDNICVDVRQYGIIPWNATPGKACGSTLGDICNTSEFYLSYHLYIVACAGAGATVIALIHFLMILSANWAYLKDASQMHAYQDIKMKEERELQDITSRSKECLNSYT, encoded by the exons GTTGCTTCGAGTGCTGCATTAAATGTTTAGGTGGGGTGCCATATGCATCGCTGGTGGCTACAATCCTCTGCTTCTCCGGTGTCGCCCTGTTCTGTGGATGTGGCCATGTGGCTCTCACTGGCACTGTGACCATCCTGGAGACCCACTTCTCCAAGGTCACCAGTGACCACGCCATGCTGACCGATGT AATACAGCTGATGCAGTACGTCATCTATGGCATTGCTTCGTTTTTCTTCCTGTATGGGATCATTCTGCTGGCTGAGGGCTTCTACACAACCAGTGCAGTCAAGGAACTGCACAGCGAGTTCAAGACCACCATCTGCGGACGCTGCATCAGTGGAATG tttgtgttCCTCACATACATTCTGGGTGTGGCCTGGCTCGGTGTGTTTGGATTCTCTGCCGTGCCAGTCTTCCTCTTCTACAATATGTGGTCTACCTGTGCCACCATGAGGTCTCCCATGGCCAACCTCACCAACATCGACAACATCTGCGTGGATGTTCGTCAGTATG GGATTATCCCATGGAATGCCACACCAGGAAAGGCCTGTGGATCCACGCTAGGTGATATCTGCAACACCAGTGAG TTCTACCTGTCATATCACCTGTACATCGTAGCATGCGCTGGCGCAGGAGCCACCGTGATTGCTCTG ATCCACTTCCTCATGATTCTCTCAGCAAACTGGGCCTACCTTAAGGATGCCAGTCAAATGCATGCCTACCAAGACATCAAAATGAAGGAAGAGCGGGAGCTGCAGGACATCACCTCACGCTCAAAGGAATGCCTGAATTCCTACACATAA